Within Amycolatopsis sp. FDAARGOS 1241, the genomic segment CCTCATGATTGGCGATTCCGCTACTGACATCGAAGCTGCCCGGGCTGCAGGAGCAGTCGCGGTCGGCTACGCAAACAAGGCTGGCAAGCGCGAGCGATTTGAGCGTCTCGGAGCTGACGCGATCATCGGGGCCATGAACGACTTGTTGGAAGCTCGCGTGCCTCTGTAAACCGTGCACCGATGACTAATTCAGACACGAGCTGCAACGGCGACCGCTCCCCACGCCTCGGCTCGAGAAACGTCAATCTTGAGGCGGCGTGCCAACTCGCCGACCGGTCGGCCAGCCTTGAGAGCAAGAACGGCGGCGTCGTACTCACGGTCTCCAGAAACTGCACGGGGATCAATCAACAGCAACCCGTGTTCGCCACGGAGCACGTTCCCGGACGAAAGGTCTCCGTGGCACAAGGAACGCGACTCGTCGACGACGAGCTGATCGAGGATCGACAGGGCTCGCTCGCGTTCCCTGTCGCTCGCCGCCTCGAAGCCCCGCGGTAGGTCGAACGCATCACCACCGAGGAGGCGCTCGCGCAGCCAGATGGAGATCGGTGGGAACTCCCGAGTCTGCAAGGCCCCGGCGAGTGGGCGAAGAACGTCGGCGAGTTCGTCGATCGATGCAGACTGAATGTCTCTCGTCCCCGGCTGCACCTGGTCCATGACCGTCCACGTGCTGACTGCAGACTCAACGACTTGGTGGACAGCCGGCGCCACACCGAGCATTGCGAGCCGTCGCGCTGCGCTTGCCTGGAGTGCACCGGCAGGATCAGGCGTCGACTTCATGATCAGTCGTCCGTTGGGTGTTTCGACCGACACGACGAGTCCGTAGCGGGCGGCCAAGACCTTCCGTGGTTGAGCTTCGTGGCTGCGGCACAGCTCGGCGAACTCGCCTTCCGCGGCAGAAGCCCAAGATTCCCCGCGAGCTGGCCAACGCGAACATACGGCGCGCATGACGTCGTGCGGCACCGCTACGCGCTCGCCACCTGGCAGGACTTCCGGGCGGGCTTGGCTTCGGCTCGGACGCTTCATTCGACCGCCGATGACGTCAGCCGCTCGCTTGTCGGCTTCGGCAACCCAAGCGGCGTATACCCGCAGAGTGGTGTTGCCCCCGTCGGCGTGGCCGAGACGGCCGGCGACCGTTCGGATGTCGACTCCAGCCAGAATGAGCTCGGTGGCCGCGTAGTGCCGGAGGGCATGCAGATGGCTGTCAATCCCGAGCGACGAACACATCCGCGAATAGCGGCGGCTGAGCCAAGATCGATTGTATGGCCGGTCGAACGTCGGCGACGGCGAGAACAGGTACGCATCTTCGGTCGGCTCGGCATCGAGGGCGCGCATCCGGCTTTCGTAGTGCAGGCGAAGGTCTCGGAGGACGTCCACCGTCGCGGCGTCGAGTGCAATTCGTCGGGGCTGGTCGGTCTTGGTCTCGTGCACGGCAAGGAGCGCCTTGTCGAAGTCGACGTCGCGCCAACGAATGCGGGCAAGCTCACCGCGGCGCATGCCCGTGACCATGACTAGCCACACGAGCGAGCCGTACGCGTCGTCCTTTTCCCACGCGGCCTGAATGATCCTCGCAGCCTGCTCTGACGTCGGCGGCTGAGGGTCAGGCTTCGGCGCTCGCGGCTTCCTGGCGTGCTCGGCCGGATTGCTCTTAACCCACTCCCACCGGATCGCTGCCGCGAACGTGCCGTGGATCATGAAATGCAACTTGAGCACGGTCGCCTTGGCCAGCGGCTTACACGTGTGCGGTTCGCACCGTGTCACGACGCAGCCGGCCTCGTCGCAGTCGTGCGGCGGGTATCCTGCCGCCGGCGGTCGGCCCGGACGACGTTTGTGCTGCACCGTTCGACACTCATGCGGACCGTCCACCCGGTGCTCGATGCGCGGTTTCCCATCGCAGCGTGTGCGGCAGCGTTGGATGTCGGCGTAGAACTCCTCGAGCATCCGCACTCGGATCTTGGCGAGAGGAACATCGCCGAACACGGGGTAGAGGTAGTTGCGGGCGTACCCCTCGTAGGTGTCGCGGGTGTCGTCGCTCAGGTCGGCGAGGCCGAGCCAGTCCTTCATCGCGACGCGGAAGAGGCCGTTGCTGCGAGCGTGGCGTTCTTCGTTGACCTCCGCGAGGAACCGGGTCCTGATCTTTTCGGCCTCGCGCTCGTCGGTCGTCGACTCCTCAAGGTAGAGGCGCTTGCCGGTTACGGGATCGACGCCGGCGTAGACCCTAACGCGCAGAGAGTTGCCACGACGCTCGATCTGGCCGCGTTGCCGCGCCCTGTTGGTCGCCTCGTTGACCATGAGTTGATCGTACCTGCACCCACCATAGCTCCCATTGATCAACTATGGACGCAGGCAATCTAAGATAACTGCTGGTCATACTATGTGGAGCTGAGGGGAATCGAACCCCTGACCCCCGCCTTGCAAAGGCGGTGCTCTACCAATTGAGCTACAGCCCCGGACGCGGGTGGCGCGAGGCCACCCGCGGTGAGTCAGTTGCGGGAAGCGTCCGCGGCCTTGGCCGGCGTGCTGCCGTTCGCGGAGACCGGGCCCGAGGGGGCGGTGGCCTGGCGCCAGAGGTCGGCCTCGGCTTTGGCAGCCTTGTTGCGCTTGACGACGAATAGGACGCCGCCCGCGACGACTGCGAGTGCCAACAGCTTCTTCACCTGAAGCCCCCTTTTCCAGCTTGCTTCCGTACGCCACGATGCTACTGCACCGGCTACGCACCGCTCCCGGCCCCTGGTTCCACGTGGAACCACCCGCGGCGCGGCACACTCGGCACCGTGTGGCCCGGCGAAGGCCGGGACAGCCTGGCGACGCTCGTTGACCACTTGAGTCCACCGCCGCCCCGCACTCCGCGAGCTGCCGCTACGCGAGACGCAGTGGCGCGGCGAGTCGACGGCTGGGACGAACCACCTGGAGTCCGCCGCGGTGGCTCTGCCGCGACAAGGCGACCCGCGTGGGCCAGCGCT encodes:
- a CDS encoding tyrosine-type recombinase/integrase, with the translated sequence MVNEATNRARQRGQIERRGNSLRVRVYAGVDPVTGKRLYLEESTTDEREAEKIRTRFLAEVNEERHARSNGLFRVAMKDWLGLADLSDDTRDTYEGYARNYLYPVFGDVPLAKIRVRMLEEFYADIQRCRTRCDGKPRIEHRVDGPHECRTVQHKRRPGRPPAAGYPPHDCDEAGCVVTRCEPHTCKPLAKATVLKLHFMIHGTFAAAIRWEWVKSNPAEHARKPRAPKPDPQPPTSEQAARIIQAAWEKDDAYGSLVWLVMVTGMRRGELARIRWRDVDFDKALLAVHETKTDQPRRIALDAATVDVLRDLRLHYESRMRALDAEPTEDAYLFSPSPTFDRPYNRSWLSRRYSRMCSSLGIDSHLHALRHYAATELILAGVDIRTVAGRLGHADGGNTTLRVYAAWVAEADKRAADVIGGRMKRPSRSQARPEVLPGGERVAVPHDVMRAVCSRWPARGESWASAAEGEFAELCRSHEAQPRKVLAARYGLVVSVETPNGRLIMKSTPDPAGALQASAARRLAMLGVAPAVHQVVESAVSTWTVMDQVQPGTRDIQSASIDELADVLRPLAGALQTREFPPISIWLRERLLGGDAFDLPRGFEAASDRERERALSILDQLVVDESRSLCHGDLSSGNVLRGEHGLLLIDPRAVSGDREYDAAVLALKAGRPVGELARRLKIDVSRAEAWGAVAVAARV
- a CDS encoding DLW-39 family protein, whose amino-acid sequence is MKKLLALAVVAGGVLFVVKRNKAAKAEADLWRQATAPSGPVSANGSTPAKAADASRN